GTACTTGAACCTGGATAAGAGAGACCTCGCGTGCCACGAAGAGGCAGGTGAATCGCGCCACCGTGGCGCGAGCAACTGAAATGGAAGCCGAGCAGACAGTTCCACCCACCGGATTGCGATCCGCTCCCGGGTGCACTACTGTGAATGCGGTGAACAGAGGAAGGGGGCCGACAAGTGGGAGATATGCCGACGTATGTGCTGGAGCGGGTGTTCGATGCGCCGCGCGAACTGGTGTGGAGGGCCTGGACTGAGCCGGAACTGCTGGCGCGGTGGTACGGGCCGAACGTGGAGACAGTGATTCCACGCTTCGAGCTGAAACCGGGCGGGGTGTGGCTGTGCGAGATGCGGTTCGGCGGCAATTCCCACTACCAGCGCGGCGAGTTCACCGAGGTGGCGGCGCCGGAGCGGCTGGTTTGGCTGCACTCGAATACAGATGCGGAGTGGAACGTGGCGCCGTCGCCGATGATGCCGAACTGGCCGGTTCTGCTCACCACGGTCACGTTTGCCGAGGAGGGCGGCGGCACGGCGTTGCGCCTGACCTGGGTGCCGCACGAGGCGAGCGAGGCGGAAGTGGCGGCGTTCGGGTCTGCCCTCGGCGGCCTGGACCGGGGCTGGGGCGCCGGCATGGCGCTCCTCGAGGAGTTGCTGGCCGAGCTGCAGGCGCCGGCCGCGTAGCGGTCGGTTCCGATGGCGCACGCGCACACCGGAGTCGCGATCGACGGGGAGGCGTGGCTGATCAACGGTGAGCCCACGTATCGCGGGCGGGAGTACCGTGGCTGGCCGGTCGAGGGCCTGTTGCTGAACAGCCGGATGGCGAACGCGATCTTCGACGATGCCAATCCGGCAACCCGCTTCCTGTGGTGTTACCCGGACACCGGGCGCTGGGACGCGGACCGCAACACGGACGAACTCGTGCGCTGCCTGGCGGACTACCGCGAGCACGGCCTGGCCGCGGTCACCGTCAACCTGCAGGGCGGATCGCCGTTCGGCTACTACCGCGAGGATCGGTTCCGGGAGCTGCTCACCGAGCGGCAGGTTGACTACACCGATGCCGAGCTGTGGCGCGGGTTGCCCGGCCCCGCCTCGCAGCCGTGGCACAATTCGCCGTTCGCGGCCGACGGTGCGCTGTCGCTCGAGCCCGGCGGCCACCTCGCCAGGCTGAGCCGGATCCTGCGGCGCACCGAGGAGTTGGGCATGGTGGTGGTGCTCGGCATCTTCTACTTCGGCCAGGACGAGCGGCTGCGCGACGAGGCCGCGGTGTGCCGGGCGGTGGAGGAGACCTGCGCCTGGGTGCTGCAGGAGGGCTGGCGCAACGTGGTGATCGAGATCAACAACGAGTGCGACGTGCCGCGCTACGAGCACGAGATCCTGCAGCCGCACCGCGTGCACGAACTGATCGCCCTTGCCCGGCGCGTCACCCACGGAGGCGATCGGCTGTTGGCGGGCACCAGCTACGGCGGCGGAAGCATACCCGGCGACGCGGTGTGCGCCGCATCCGACTTCATCCTGCTGCACGGCAACGGCGTCGGCGAGCCGGGGCGGATCGCCGCCATGGTGGACCGCACGCGAGCACTGCCCGCCTACGCCGGCGAGCCGATTGCGTTCACCGAGGACGACCACTTCGCGTTCGATCGGCCGGACAACAACTTCACGGCGGCGCTGTCGCGGCGTGCGGGGTGGGGGTACTTCGATCCGGGTACCGGCGCCGGTGGCGGACTGTCGCCGGGCAACTACGCCGACGGCTACCAGAACGTGCCGGTGAACTGGTCAATCAACACGCCGCGCAAGCGCGCCTTCTTCAACCTGCTGCGCGAGGTAACGGGCGCCTGAGGGGGTCGCCCGCCACGGCCCCGGTCGGTCAGGTAACGGCGGCGAGTTCTTCCTCGAGGTCGGCCATCTGGGCGCCGCCGGCCATGAGCTGGCGGATGTCGCCGCCGGCGAGGTTGTCGGCGACGCCCTCTCCGATCACCTGGCCGAGGCTGAGGAACGTGTAGCGGTCGGCCACCAACTGCGCGTGGATCTCGTTGTGGGTGATGAGGATCACCGCGATGTCCCCGCGCTTTTGCACGCGCTTGATGGTCTTGAGCACCTCGAGCTGCTGCTTCTGGCCGAGCGCGGAGGTGGGCTCGTCGAGAATCAGCACGCGCGCCCCGAAGTGGATGGCGCGGGCGATGGCGAGTGCCTGGCGCTGACCGCCGGACATCGTTCCGACCGCCTGCTCGGGGTCGGCGATGTTGATGCCGATCTTGGCCATCTCCTGCCGGGTGATGGTGTTCATCTTCGCGGTCTGCAGGATCCCGAAGGGCCGGGGACCGCGGGTGATCTCCCGCCCCACGAAGAAATTGCGGGTCACCGAGGTGAGCGAGTTGAGGGCCAGGTCCTGGTACACGGTGCCGATCCCGGCATCGGACGCCGCCAGCGGGGTGCGAAACGCGACGGGCTGGCCGTCGAGGTGGATCGTTCCCGCGGTCGGCTGGTGCACCCCGGCGAGAATCTTGATCAGGGTGGACTTGCCGGCCCCGTTGTCGCCGAGCAGCGCGTGCACCTCGCCGGCGTGGACATCCATCGAGACCCCGTTCAGCGCCGTGAAGTTGCCGAACCGCTTGACGATGTTCTGGAGCCTGATCAGCGGGTCTGCCACGTCATATCCCCCCGGTGATTCGTTTGCGGATGGTCTCGTTGCTGAACGCCGCAACGAGCAGCACGGTACCGAGGAACATCCGGTAGTACGACCCGTCGATCCACGAAATGTAGAACACCGAGTTCTGCACCAGTCCGAAGATGACCGCCCCGAACACCACTCCGACGATCGAGCCGAAGCCGCCGGACAGGATCACCCCGCCCACCACGGCCGCGGCGATCGCCTCCAGCTCCTTGAGGTTCCCCTTCGCCGCGTCCGCGGTGTTGGTGTCGAACACCTGGGTGGCGGCGAAGATGGTGGCGCAGAAGGCGGTGAACATGAACAGCGAGACCTTCACCTTGTCGGTGGGCACGCCGTTGGCGCGCGCCGCCTCCTCGTTGCCGCCGGTGGCGTAGATCCAGTTGCCCACCTGCGTGCGCGACAGCACGAACCAGGCGGCGACCGAGATCACCAGCCACCACGCCACCTTGGCGTCGAAGCCGGTTACCCACTGGTCGCCGGCCCGGTTGTAGTTGAGGCCGAGCCAGAACAGCAGGTCGTAGAACCACTGGAAGGTCTCGCCGCCGAGCAGGGAGGCGAAGAAATCGGTCTGCTTGAAGTCGGGCAGGCCGGAAACCTGGGTGGAGCCCTCGTTGAAGGTGCGGAAGCTGACCTCGGTCGCGCCGCGCAGGATGAACAGGAACGACAGCGAAACGATGAACGAGGACAGCCGGGTGCGCACGACGATGGTGCCGATCAGCCAGCCGATGGCCAGGGTGAGGCACAGGGTGACCAGAAACGCCGACAGTGGGGTCGCGGGGCCGATGCCGAACGGCAGGCCCCACTTGAGCATGATCGCCATCGACATGCCGGCAAAGCCGATCATCGACCCGATCGACAGGTCGAACTCGCCGGCGATCATGAGCATGCACGCGCCGGTCGCGATGATGCCGAGCTGGGCGATGATCGCGAGGTTGTTCTTGATCCCGAGCGGGTTGTAGACGACGTCCCCGGCCGCGATGGCCAGGAGCACCAGGATGACGCTCATGCCCGAGAACGCACCGATCTCGGGACGATGGATCAGGCGGGAGAACCACCCGGCCTCTCGCAGGCGATCGGCCTCCGACTGGAGGTCTGCCGTTGTTTGCCTCATCTCAACCGACTATAGCGGATGAGCTTGCTATCGTCGGCCGCCGGCTCGCCCCCGTCGTGCGGAAGCAAGCCGGCCGCCAACAACTCGTCAGCCGGGAAGCGCGGCTAGCGGTTTACGCCTGCCTGGGCGGCGACGCCGGCCGCGTTCGAGGCATCGACGAAGCCGGGCCCGGAGGGGATGTTCGCACCCGGGAGCAGTCCCGCGTTCTGGTTGTAGAGGTGCAGCACGATGATCGGCATGTACCCCTGCAGGCGCTGCTGCTGATCGATGGTGAAGGCGACCTCGCCGCCCTGGATCAGGTTGATCACTTCCGGCGACAGGTCGAAGCAGGCCAGGTGCACGTCCGCACCGACCTCGCGCACCGCGTCGGCCGCCGCCACGCACACATGCGGGCCAACGGCGAGCACGGCGTCGATGTCACGGTCCGCCTGCAGGGCGGCGGCGGTGCGGGTCTTGATCTGGGCGACGTCGTTGGACACGTCGATCATGTTGAGATCCTTGCCCATCGAGTCGAAGTAGCCGGCGCAGCGGTCGACGAGCGCGGTGTTGAACGACTCCTGGTTGAGGCAGATGGCGTGGGTGGCACCCTCGGCCCTGGCGCGCTCGCCCGCCTTTTCACCGGCCAGCCGCTCCGGCTGCCCGACGTGCATGAGCGCTCCCACCGCGGCGGATGACTCGAGCCCGGAGTTCATGGTGATGACCGGGATGCCGGATGCGACCGCGGCCCTGATGGCGCCGCCGAGCGCGTCCGCGTCCGGCAGGGACACGACAATGCCGTCCGGCTGGGTGGCCGTCGCCGCCTCGATGAGCCGCGCCATGTCGGCCATGTCACCGGAGGGGGCGAAGTTGTACTCGAAGTCCGCCCCGACGGCGCGCGCGGCATCCTCGCCGCCCTTCTGCACGACGGGCCAGAACGGATCGGTGCCCTGGGTGTGCGTGATCATGACGAAGCGCTCGGCGGTTGCGGTGCCCGCGACGAGCAGGATCGCCATCACGGCGAGCAGGGACGAATAGACAGCTTTCTTCATGGAAAACCTCCTGTTTGTGTCTGCGAAACGAACGGTTCGATTCGCCGCGTCACTGTGTCACGGCTCCTCGTTTCTTTTCAAGTTTCTTTGCGAGGTTCTTTTCAAACACTGGCGGGCGGCGCCGGGCGGCGCGCGGCGGCTCGCCGCGCGTTCAGCTCACGGCGCGGCGGTACAGGCGTACGGCCAGGGGCGCGGCCAGCACCAGGATGCCGAGCGACCACAGGACGGCGGCGGTGACCTCGCCGGCAATGGTCTGCGACGGCGCCAGCGCGCCTTCGCCGAGGATCAGGCTGCGCACGGCGTTGGCGGTGCGGGTAACCGGCTGATGGTCGGCGAACACGCGCAGCCAGCCGGGCAGCGTCTCGGTCGGCACGAATATGGAGCTCGCGAACACCAGCGGAAAGGTCGGAATCATAGCCGCCGGCTGCGCCGCCTCGGAGTTCTTGACGGCCAGCCCGATGCAAGCCATGACCCACGACAGGGCGAAGGCGAACATCATCGCCACCAGCACCCCCCCGACCAGCGGCACGAACGAGGTCTGCGGACGGAAGCCGAGCACGTAGCCGAGCGCGAGCACCAGGGCAAGCACGAACAGGTTGCGGACCAGGTCGGCGACCGTGCGTCCGGCGAGCACTGCGGACCGCGCCATCGGCAGCGACCGGAAACGGTCGATCACGCCGTTGTTCAGGTCTTCGATGAGCCCCATCGCGGTCTGGAGGGCGCCGAA
The genomic region above belongs to Spirochaetaceae bacterium and contains:
- a CDS encoding ABC transporter permease, encoding MSEHVRPRRRAHVSPVHALKDTAVIARRNLLRIVRMPQLLAFATVQPVMFLILFNYVFGGAVGRAVPAAAGGEYLNWLVPGVLLQMVAFGALQTAMGLIEDLNNGVIDRFRSLPMARSAVLAGRTVADLVRNLFVLALVLALGYVLGFRPQTSFVPLVGGVLVAMMFAFALSWVMACIGLAVKNSEAAQPAAMIPTFPLVFASSIFVPTETLPGWLRVFADHQPVTRTANAVRSLILGEGALAPSQTIAGEVTAAVLWSLGILVLAAPLAVRLYRRAVS
- a CDS encoding SRPBCC domain-containing protein; this translates as MPTYVLERVFDAPRELVWRAWTEPELLARWYGPNVETVIPRFELKPGGVWLCEMRFGGNSHYQRGEFTEVAAPERLVWLHSNTDAEWNVAPSPMMPNWPVLLTTVTFAEEGGGTALRLTWVPHEASEAEVAAFGSALGGLDRGWGAGMALLEELLAELQAPAA
- a CDS encoding ABC transporter permease; translation: MRQTTADLQSEADRLREAGWFSRLIHRPEIGAFSGMSVILVLLAIAAGDVVYNPLGIKNNLAIIAQLGIIATGACMLMIAGEFDLSIGSMIGFAGMSMAIMLKWGLPFGIGPATPLSAFLVTLCLTLAIGWLIGTIVVRTRLSSFIVSLSFLFILRGATEVSFRTFNEGSTQVSGLPDFKQTDFFASLLGGETFQWFYDLLFWLGLNYNRAGDQWVTGFDAKVAWWLVISVAAWFVLSRTQVGNWIYATGGNEEAARANGVPTDKVKVSLFMFTAFCATIFAATQVFDTNTADAAKGNLKELEAIAAAVVGGVILSGGFGSIVGVVFGAVIFGLVQNSVFYISWIDGSYYRMFLGTVLLVAAFSNETIRKRITGGI
- a CDS encoding ATP-binding cassette domain-containing protein, producing MADPLIRLQNIVKRFGNFTALNGVSMDVHAGEVHALLGDNGAGKSTLIKILAGVHQPTAGTIHLDGQPVAFRTPLAASDAGIGTVYQDLALNSLTSVTRNFFVGREITRGPRPFGILQTAKMNTITRQEMAKIGINIADPEQAVGTMSGGQRQALAIARAIHFGARVLILDEPTSALGQKQQLEVLKTIKRVQKRGDIAVILITHNEIHAQLVADRYTFLSLGQVIGEGVADNLAGGDIRQLMAGGAQMADLEEELAAVT
- a CDS encoding sugar ABC transporter substrate-binding protein; translated protein: MKKAVYSSLLAVMAILLVAGTATAERFVMITHTQGTDPFWPVVQKGGEDAARAVGADFEYNFAPSGDMADMARLIEAATATQPDGIVVSLPDADALGGAIRAAVASGIPVITMNSGLESSAAVGALMHVGQPERLAGEKAGERARAEGATHAICLNQESFNTALVDRCAGYFDSMGKDLNMIDVSNDVAQIKTRTAAALQADRDIDAVLAVGPHVCVAAADAVREVGADVHLACFDLSPEVINLIQGGEVAFTIDQQQRLQGYMPIIVLHLYNQNAGLLPGANIPSGPGFVDASNAAGVAAQAGVNR